In Virgibacillus sp. NKC19-16, a single genomic region encodes these proteins:
- a CDS encoding sigma 54-interacting transcriptional regulator, translating to MDNIYVIAPFDLTKEQIYLMEEQMIDRPYKVTFIETLFPYERTLQKIPASASVIVSRGGLGEYLHTEAQIPYVHIPVTPYDLLRAVAQVYVKGYRKIVVLMFHQIINDAEAFSLDFKDATVQVLSYNHSKDLNQVLQYLIKTEQVDVIIGDRRAVLSAGQYSLDTRLIKSGQEALQLALEQAIRTIELKYQEQSKIKELELILHSMQQAVIVVDDKNKIKTYNEKAKAIFPRLSQSNAYRKVVSNDTLIHHIDNQEDHRNILVEVESQKVLATTLITRTNGLNAGAIQMFEKLDDIQQLELKIRKEVFKKGLIAKHTFSDIITVNEEMKSLIQTAAVYARSEGTVLIYGETGTGKELFAQSIHNASHRQKNPFVSLNCGSLSESLLESELFGYEEGSFTGAKRGGQAGLLELAHEGTLFLDEINEMSRAFQTKMLRVLQEQEVRRVGGKRNIPVDVRIICASNVPIENLIEQGEFKEDFFYRISTLPLDILPLRNRKDDIIPLALHFLKTEMDRENRYLTWQDTSPFSPLLFYPWLGNTRELQNIIRRIVITYPHNEITKDGVEQFFKTSLKKRKKEILIPVLDSYKDMEKELWKKLFHQFIGTKEQFCQKYNISSTTLWRKISNGK from the coding sequence ATGGATAATATTTATGTTATTGCTCCTTTCGATTTGACAAAAGAGCAAATATATCTAATGGAAGAACAGATGATTGATCGACCTTATAAAGTGACTTTCATAGAAACTTTGTTCCCATATGAGAGAACATTACAAAAGATCCCTGCATCCGCAAGTGTTATTGTCTCTAGAGGTGGACTCGGCGAATATTTACATACTGAAGCCCAAATTCCTTATGTACATATACCAGTTACTCCGTATGATTTATTACGTGCAGTTGCTCAGGTATATGTGAAAGGGTACCGGAAAATAGTTGTTTTGATGTTCCACCAAATAATAAATGATGCAGAAGCATTTTCTTTAGATTTTAAGGATGCAACAGTACAAGTCCTAAGTTATAACCATTCAAAAGATTTAAATCAAGTGCTTCAGTATCTAATTAAAACGGAACAGGTTGATGTGATTATTGGAGACCGACGTGCAGTGTTATCTGCTGGTCAATACAGTCTTGATACACGTCTTATAAAGTCTGGTCAAGAGGCTTTACAACTAGCATTGGAACAAGCGATTCGGACAATTGAATTGAAATACCAAGAACAAAGTAAAATCAAAGAACTTGAGTTGATTTTACACTCTATGCAACAAGCAGTTATTGTTGTTGATGATAAGAACAAGATTAAAACGTATAATGAGAAGGCAAAAGCGATTTTTCCGCGCTTGAGTCAATCTAATGCATATCGCAAAGTGGTTTCGAACGATACCCTCATTCATCACATCGATAATCAAGAAGATCATCGGAATATTTTAGTTGAAGTTGAAAGTCAAAAAGTACTGGCCACAACCTTAATAACGAGAACAAACGGACTGAACGCTGGTGCCATTCAAATGTTTGAAAAACTTGATGATATTCAACAATTAGAATTAAAAATTCGAAAAGAAGTGTTTAAAAAAGGTTTGATCGCTAAACATACGTTTTCAGACATTATAACCGTAAATGAAGAAATGAAAAGTTTAATACAAACGGCTGCGGTTTATGCGCGTTCAGAAGGCACGGTTCTTATTTATGGTGAAACGGGCACGGGTAAGGAATTGTTTGCACAAAGTATCCATAATGCTAGCCACCGACAAAAGAACCCTTTTGTATCATTAAATTGTGGTTCATTAAGTGAATCTTTATTGGAAAGCGAATTGTTCGGTTATGAAGAAGGATCATTCACTGGTGCAAAGCGCGGGGGACAAGCTGGACTTTTAGAGCTGGCACATGAGGGGACGCTGTTTTTGGATGAGATTAATGAGATGTCACGTGCCTTCCAAACAAAAATGCTTCGGGTTTTGCAAGAGCAAGAAGTTAGACGAGTCGGTGGCAAACGTAATATTCCAGTTGATGTAAGAATTATATGTGCTTCCAATGTACCAATCGAAAATCTCATTGAACAAGGGGAGTTTAAAGAAGACTTCTTTTATCGTATCTCCACTCTACCCCTTGATATATTGCCTTTACGAAATCGAAAAGACGATATCATACCTTTAGCCCTCCATTTTTTAAAGACCGAAATGGATAGGGAAAACCGGTATTTAACGTGGCAGGACACGTCACCATTTTCACCGCTACTATTTTATCCATGGTTGGGTAACACACGAGAACTTCAGAATATCATTCGACGTATAGTCATTACATATCCGCACAATGAAATTACAAAAGATGGGGTAGAACAATTCTTCAAAACATCCTTGAAAAAAAGAAAAAAGGAAATCCTTATTCCAGTGCTGGACTCCTATAAAGATATGGAGAAAGAATTATGGAAGAAACTCTTTCACCAATTCATCGGTACCAAAGAACAGTTCTGTCAGAAATACAACATTAGTTCGACAACATTGTGGCGAAAAATTTCAAACGGGAAATAA
- a CDS encoding mandelate racemase/muconate lactonizing enzyme family protein, which produces MKIVSVKEKAVPISSNISNAFIDFSKMNVSIVGVETDVVRNGKPVVGYGFNSNGRYAPSGLLKERFIPRLLEASPEEIVNDTGTNLSPEKIHQVLMNNEKPGGHGERTVAVGTLDMAVWDAVAKIEDVPLYKFLADQYGDGTIDEKVFVYAAGGYYHPNKGLPELQDEMKSYLDMGYSKVKMKVGGVPLEEDLKRIEAVIDVVGSGQNLMVDVNGRFNLEEAIRFGEAIKDYNLFWYEEVGDPLDYHLQAELSKVYPNAIATGENLFSVQDATNLIRYAGMNPKEDFLQFDCALSYGLVEYMKILKMLEENDWSSRNCIPHGGHQMSLNIAAGLKLYGNESYPGVFQPFGGFADGYAIDNGYVGLPDVPGIGFEAKEDLYQLLKTLNLEQKKAYIN; this is translated from the coding sequence ATGAAAATTGTAAGTGTCAAAGAAAAAGCCGTCCCAATTAGTAGTAATATCAGCAATGCATTCATCGATTTTAGTAAAATGAATGTTTCTATTGTTGGAGTAGAAACAGATGTCGTTCGTAATGGTAAACCTGTAGTGGGATATGGATTCAATTCCAATGGTCGATATGCACCAAGTGGTTTATTGAAGGAGCGATTCATCCCTCGTTTACTAGAAGCGTCTCCGGAGGAAATTGTAAATGATACAGGTACTAACTTATCCCCAGAGAAGATACATCAAGTGTTGATGAATAACGAGAAACCCGGGGGCCACGGTGAAAGAACTGTCGCAGTGGGTACCTTAGATATGGCTGTATGGGATGCGGTTGCGAAAATAGAGGATGTACCTCTTTACAAATTTCTTGCGGATCAGTATGGCGATGGAACTATTGATGAAAAAGTATTTGTATATGCGGCAGGCGGGTACTACCATCCAAACAAGGGGCTTCCTGAATTACAAGATGAGATGAAATCCTATTTGGATATGGGTTATTCAAAAGTGAAAATGAAAGTTGGAGGTGTTCCTCTCGAAGAAGACCTTAAACGAATTGAAGCTGTTATTGATGTTGTCGGATCCGGACAAAATTTAATGGTCGATGTGAATGGGCGATTTAATTTGGAAGAAGCTATTCGGTTTGGTGAGGCCATTAAAGATTATAATTTATTCTGGTATGAAGAAGTTGGTGATCCACTAGATTATCACTTACAAGCAGAATTATCAAAAGTCTATCCAAATGCTATCGCAACAGGGGAGAATCTCTTCTCTGTTCAGGATGCCACCAATTTAATTCGATATGCGGGCATGAACCCAAAAGAAGACTTTTTACAGTTCGACTGTGCGCTAAGTTACGGACTTGTAGAATACATGAAGATTTTAAAGATGCTTGAAGAGAACGATTGGTCTTCTAGAAATTGCATTCCGCACGGAGGTCATCAAATGTCACTAAACATTGCAGCGGGATTGAAATTATATGGAAATGAGTCCTACCCCGGTGTCTTTCAACCCTTTGGCGGCTTTGCGGATGGTTACGCCATAGATAATGGTTATGTTGGTCTCCCAGATGTTCCAGGTATTGGATTTGAAGCAAAAGAGGACTTATATCAACTATTAAAAACATTGAATTTGGAGCAAAAGAAGGCTTATATCAACTAA
- a CDS encoding fumarylacetoacetate hydrolase family protein, producing the protein MLKVKTQMIVRYLADDQSHYGLCEDNHIIQLSSGFSEIANGDFKKDGVVHQYSNVKILEPVQPTKIVNFGWTYAEHAIETGGKAHLKEPFLFLKPLSALIADKEEIVLPHSKMTSQVELEGEMALIIGKRGKNISEEEAMNYVFGCTIFNDITARDLTRDDPQYTRGKGFDTFGPLGPHVVTGLDPSNLQITSRINNKIVQNGNTSEMTLKIPYLISWLSQIMTLEPGDVLATGSPSGSCTIQSGDTVEVEVTSIGKLKNYVR; encoded by the coding sequence TTGTTAAAAGTAAAGACACAAATGATTGTTCGTTATTTAGCTGATGATCAATCACATTATGGTTTGTGTGAGGATAACCATATCATACAATTATCAAGTGGTTTTTCTGAAATTGCTAATGGAGATTTTAAGAAAGATGGTGTCGTACATCAATACAGCAATGTGAAAATATTAGAACCTGTTCAGCCAACCAAAATTGTGAATTTTGGTTGGACATATGCTGAACACGCCATTGAAACAGGTGGTAAAGCTCATCTTAAAGAACCTTTTCTATTCTTAAAACCATTATCAGCGCTAATTGCAGACAAGGAAGAAATTGTCCTTCCGCATAGTAAAATGACATCACAAGTTGAGTTAGAAGGGGAAATGGCGCTGATCATTGGCAAACGAGGGAAAAACATATCAGAAGAAGAAGCGATGAATTACGTTTTTGGGTGTACCATCTTTAATGATATTACAGCAAGAGACCTTACAAGGGATGACCCGCAATATACAAGGGGTAAAGGGTTTGATACATTCGGCCCTCTCGGCCCACATGTAGTAACTGGCCTTGATCCATCTAATTTGCAAATTACATCAAGGATAAATAATAAAATTGTACAAAACGGCAATACAAGTGAAATGACGTTAAAAATCCCATATTTAATTAGTTGGTTATCACAAATTATGACACTAGAACCTGGGGATGTTTTGGCTACGGGTTCTCCTTCTGGCAGCTGCACAATACAATCTGGAGACACTGTCGAAGTCGAGGTAACGAGTATTGGGAAACTAAAAAATTACGTACGATGA
- a CDS encoding dicarboxylate/amino acid:cation symporter, with translation MGEKKPEEKKSVFKRFMEMNLFTKIMIGFAVGIIAGLILQEEAAMFAFLGTILVNLLQMIVAPLIFCVIVGAIANVGKGNNKKLGRISLKTVMWFIGTTAFAILIGLFFANLLNVGTGVTIPTPGDATEAMESAEEFSITDTIVNIVPVSIFEALAENNLLAIIFFALLLGFSILGLGESGKKARDFFNTGQNLMTRLTEIVLEFTPIGVFGLMADVVGNAGLNILFPYSKAIFALFLACILFILIVQAGILVGGFVKISPIRFLREMKDAMAFAFATCSSVATLPLTLKATLRLGADEDTTNFAVPLGSVINMNGTAIYQAVSVIFVAQIYGVELSITTQLMVMLTATLASIGTAGVPGSGLIMSVIVLQAAGLPLEGVALLAGIDRIMNMGRIVPNIVGDAATALLVSKSEGTLNVNNLEENKTAG, from the coding sequence ATGGGCGAAAAGAAACCTGAGGAAAAAAAGAGTGTATTTAAAAGGTTTATGGAAATGAATTTATTTACGAAAATTATGATTGGTTTTGCCGTGGGTATTATAGCAGGCCTCATACTCCAAGAAGAAGCGGCAATGTTTGCTTTCTTAGGTACTATTTTAGTGAATTTACTACAGATGATCGTTGCCCCTTTAATTTTCTGTGTGATTGTAGGTGCTATCGCAAATGTAGGTAAGGGGAATAATAAGAAGCTTGGTCGAATTAGCTTAAAAACCGTCATGTGGTTCATAGGAACAACGGCTTTTGCAATACTTATAGGTTTATTCTTTGCTAATCTGCTGAATGTGGGAACCGGGGTAACTATTCCAACACCAGGTGATGCAACGGAAGCAATGGAATCTGCTGAAGAATTTTCTATAACAGATACAATCGTGAATATTGTTCCAGTTAGTATTTTTGAAGCTTTAGCAGAAAACAATTTACTTGCAATTATCTTTTTTGCACTTCTGCTTGGTTTTTCAATCCTCGGATTGGGCGAAAGCGGAAAAAAAGCACGAGATTTTTTCAATACAGGGCAAAATTTGATGACGAGATTAACAGAAATCGTTTTAGAATTTACTCCGATTGGAGTATTTGGTTTAATGGCAGATGTTGTGGGGAATGCTGGTTTAAATATACTTTTCCCTTATTCTAAAGCAATTTTCGCACTTTTCCTGGCTTGTATTTTATTTATATTAATTGTACAAGCAGGAATTTTAGTAGGCGGATTTGTAAAAATATCTCCAATAAGATTTTTACGAGAAATGAAAGATGCAATGGCTTTCGCTTTTGCAACCTGTTCTAGTGTTGCAACTCTACCTTTAACTTTAAAAGCCACTTTAAGATTAGGAGCAGATGAAGATACTACAAACTTTGCTGTTCCTTTAGGATCAGTTATAAATATGAACGGTACAGCTATTTATCAGGCGGTTTCTGTTATTTTTGTCGCTCAAATTTATGGTGTAGAACTTTCTATAACAACTCAATTAATGGTAATGCTTACCGCGACATTAGCATCTATAGGTACTGCTGGTGTTCCTGGATCTGGATTGATCATGTCTGTAATTGTACTCCAGGCTGCAGGTTTACCATTGGAAGGTGTAGCATTATTAGCTGGTATCGATCGTATTATGAATATGGGTAGAATTGTACCGAATATTGTTGGAGATGCTGCAACTGCTTTACTAGTTTCTAAATCTGAAGGTACTTTAAATGTTAATAATTTAGAAGAAAATAAAACGGCAGGATAA
- a CDS encoding type IA DNA topoisomerase has product MGLTLILAEKPSVAKNIADALKIKSKQDGYFEGNNYIITWAFGHLVQLYDAKDYDSKMARWKMDNFPFIPSDFKYKVKSNPRNRQQSDGGAAKQLKTIHYLMKRNDVDMIISACDYDREGQIIGDSIIYRGGKKPNKEVYRLLLNEWTQAEVLQGLEKITSNETMKPLRDAGVSRQWADWVIGINLMSVATLKYQKGKGKALNIGRVLLPTLKIIYDRDKEIENFVPEDYFKLNATFQTKDEQQYQGTYVEDNKEKFKKKEDLETIHDAIQHKQGSIIDKQVEKKKEFAPFLFNLSNLQGYITNKYKGWTSDKVLKVAQSLYEKKFITYPRTSSTALEESLVGKTAKVLQIHAEDLPYKDEIKFMKTKRVFNNAKVESHSAIIPTYLKPKRLTSDEQMVYTAIKNRFIMQFMPVAEYEETKLTTKVENVKGVFASKGKVQLVEGWKKVENIVSKETVLPLVQIKDSVSLLDSEVTSHVTKPPKHHTERTLLRLMETCGKSFKEDENEELTGSILTGFSIGTPATRAETIKKLKDVGYISTQGKNLLCTQLGQKLVETFPVKDLFDLEFTGRLEKVLSDIQKGTVSKKEFLHFIFSFTNESVETIKSGKDEIINEITATGKMNEVLGTCPECGGKITDGYKGFGCSNWKSGCKFMIWKNDKYLATMKKKPTKTLVKNLLKNKKAYVKGFTSKKGKKFNAYLRYEKNSNNDYYSWKMEFKK; this is encoded by the coding sequence ATGGGACTTACATTAATACTAGCTGAAAAACCTTCCGTAGCAAAGAACATTGCGGATGCATTGAAAATTAAATCCAAGCAAGACGGTTATTTTGAAGGAAATAACTATATCATTACATGGGCATTTGGCCATCTGGTGCAGCTTTATGATGCGAAAGATTATGATAGTAAAATGGCACGCTGGAAAATGGACAACTTCCCGTTTATTCCTTCTGATTTTAAATACAAAGTAAAAAGCAACCCAAGGAACAGGCAACAATCCGATGGTGGTGCAGCGAAACAGCTAAAAACGATCCATTATTTAATGAAACGAAATGATGTTGATATGATTATTTCCGCGTGTGATTATGATCGGGAAGGTCAAATAATTGGTGACAGCATCATTTACCGTGGTGGGAAAAAGCCAAACAAAGAAGTGTATCGATTATTGTTAAATGAATGGACGCAAGCAGAAGTTCTTCAAGGGCTTGAAAAGATAACCTCCAATGAAACGATGAAACCGCTAAGAGATGCTGGTGTCAGCAGGCAATGGGCGGATTGGGTGATTGGAATTAATTTAATGTCTGTCGCCACATTAAAATATCAGAAAGGGAAGGGAAAAGCACTCAATATCGGCAGGGTGTTACTACCTACATTGAAAATCATTTATGATCGGGATAAGGAAATCGAAAATTTTGTTCCGGAAGACTATTTTAAGCTAAATGCAACGTTTCAAACAAAGGACGAACAGCAGTATCAAGGTACATATGTGGAAGACAACAAGGAAAAATTCAAGAAGAAAGAGGACTTGGAAACCATTCATGATGCCATTCAACATAAACAGGGAAGTATTATTGATAAGCAGGTGGAAAAAAAGAAAGAATTTGCGCCGTTTCTATTCAACCTTTCCAATTTGCAGGGCTACATTACGAACAAATATAAGGGATGGACGTCTGATAAAGTATTAAAAGTCGCGCAATCCCTTTATGAGAAAAAATTTATTACGTATCCCAGGACTTCCAGTACAGCCTTGGAAGAGAGCCTAGTTGGAAAAACTGCTAAGGTATTACAAATCCATGCAGAGGATCTTCCGTATAAAGATGAAATAAAGTTCATGAAAACGAAAAGAGTGTTTAATAATGCGAAAGTGGAAAGCCATAGTGCTATCATCCCAACCTATTTAAAACCCAAACGCCTTACAAGCGATGAGCAAATGGTTTATACAGCGATTAAGAACCGTTTTATTATGCAATTTATGCCTGTTGCTGAATATGAAGAGACGAAATTAACGACGAAAGTAGAAAACGTAAAAGGAGTTTTTGCTTCAAAAGGGAAGGTGCAACTTGTCGAGGGGTGGAAAAAGGTTGAAAACATCGTATCCAAAGAGACTGTTTTACCTCTCGTTCAGATCAAAGATAGTGTTAGTCTTCTAGATTCAGAGGTCACCTCTCATGTGACAAAACCCCCAAAGCATCATACGGAGCGGACATTATTACGTTTGATGGAGACATGTGGAAAGAGTTTTAAAGAGGATGAGAATGAGGAATTAACAGGAAGTATTTTGACTGGATTCAGTATTGGAACTCCTGCAACGAGGGCGGAAACGATTAAGAAATTAAAAGATGTTGGCTATATTTCCACGCAAGGTAAAAATCTGTTATGTACACAGTTGGGTCAAAAGCTTGTGGAAACATTTCCGGTTAAAGACTTGTTTGACTTGGAATTTACCGGCCGCCTGGAAAAAGTCCTATCAGATATACAAAAAGGAACTGTTAGCAAGAAGGAATTTTTACATTTCATTTTTTCATTTACCAATGAATCTGTGGAAACGATCAAGAGTGGAAAAGATGAGATCATTAATGAAATTACAGCCACCGGCAAAATGAATGAAGTACTAGGTACCTGTCCAGAGTGCGGTGGCAAGATTACGGACGGCTATAAAGGATTTGGTTGCAGCAATTGGAAGAGCGGCTGCAAATTTATGATCTGGAAGAACGACAAATACCTGGCAACTATGAAGAAAAAACCAACAAAAACGCTGGTTAAAAATCTATTGAAAAATAAAAAAGCCTATGTAAAAGGATTTACTAGCAAGAAGGGTAAGAAGTTCAATGCTTATTTACGGTATGAGAAAAACTCGAATAATGATTATTATAGCTGGAAGATGGAGTTTAAGAAGTAG
- a CDS encoding class I adenylate-forming enzyme family protein produces MVDTEVRVVNKYGKDVAPNGMEIGEIIVKGNGFTENGNEANQDGWLYTGDLGTKDEQGRITIVEHKNDPINNNENNISSLEVEGVLYEHPAVQEVAVIVTPHEELGEISHAFIVSRTGSTVTEQELMTFSRGKLENFKCPRTVTFMEELPKTVSGKILKVKLKDMY; encoded by the coding sequence ATGGTCGATACAGAGGTACGTGTTGTAAATAAATACGGAAAAGACGTGGCACCAAATGGAATGGAAATTGGTGAAATCATTGTGAAAGGCAATGGATTTACAGAGAATGGAAATGAAGCGAATCAAGATGGATGGTTGTACACTGGTGATTTGGGAACCAAAGATGAGCAGGGACGTATTACGATCGTGGAACACAAAAATGATCCAATAAATAATAATGAAAACAATATATCATCACTGGAGGTTGAAGGGGTATTATATGAACATCCCGCAGTGCAGGAGGTTGCTGTCATTGTTACACCTCATGAGGAATTGGGCGAGATTTCCCATGCATTCATTGTTTCACGGACAGGTTCTACAGTAACTGAGCAGGAATTAATGACGTTCTCAAGGGGGAAACTGGAAAACTTTAAATGTCCACGAACAGTTACTTTTATGGAGGAGCTACCTAAAACTGTCAGCGGAAAGATCCTTAAAGTGAAGTTAAAGGATATGTATTAA
- a CDS encoding SDR family oxidoreductase, with protein sequence MPNLTGKTAIITGASSGIGATIAIHLATEGANVILAARRKEKLTAVADDINTKDDGRALAVGADVSNRSDVEKLVKQATDAFGDIDIYVNNAGLMLRSVVQEGNVEDWEDMIDVNIKGVLYGINAVLPSMIKRSAGHIVNISSVSGHEVTKSSTVYSATKFASRALSMGLEKELARTGVRVTNISPGMVDTDLTASNKPKDRKPLETDDIAKAVVYAVTQPDYVNVNEITVRPV encoded by the coding sequence ATGCCAAATCTAACAGGAAAAACAGCAATTATTACAGGAGCAAGCAGTGGAATTGGTGCTACAATAGCAATTCACCTTGCAACGGAAGGAGCAAATGTTATACTTGCTGCAAGAAGAAAGGAAAAGCTTACGGCCGTTGCGGATGATATAAATACAAAAGATGATGGACGAGCACTAGCTGTCGGGGCTGATGTTTCCAATCGTTCTGATGTGGAAAAATTGGTAAAGCAAGCAACTGATGCTTTCGGAGATATTGATATTTATGTAAATAATGCTGGTCTGATGCTACGTTCTGTTGTGCAAGAGGGCAACGTAGAAGATTGGGAAGATATGATCGATGTAAATATTAAAGGTGTTTTATATGGAATTAATGCAGTTCTGCCAAGCATGATAAAACGTTCAGCAGGGCATATTGTAAATATCTCTTCTGTTTCAGGTCATGAAGTAACAAAATCAAGCACGGTGTACAGTGCAACGAAATTTGCATCACGCGCCCTGTCAATGGGGCTGGAAAAGGAATTAGCGCGGACAGGAGTACGAGTGACAAACATATCACCCGGAATGGTAGATACAGATCTAACGGCAAGTAATAAGCCAAAAGACCGGAAACCGCTGGAAACTGATGACATCGCCAAAGCTGTAGTATATGCGGTAACGCAACCTGATTATGTGAATGTGAATGAGATAACAGTAAGGCCGGTTTGA
- a CDS encoding NAD(P)/FAD-dependent oxidoreductase, whose product MNTSKPKIVVLGAGYAGLTTTRRLTQKLHPEEAEIVLVNKHNYHYESTWLHEVAAGTINPNQARVMLSDIVNPNRVRLIYDSVVEVKKDEQRVVLENSEITYDYLVFALGFESNDFGIKGMDEHAFAIEDIDSSRLISEHMEYQFAKYKTDENADDDSLNILIGGAGFTGVELLGELTEKVPELCKKFDIDRSKARIISVEAAPSILPMFDKDLVDYAKKSLEDRGVEFRIGAPISECTPDGFIVGDDKELIKAGTVVWTGGVKGSSVLENSGFELTKGKVNVDADLRLPGEENFFVLGDCSWVWDKEADRPYGPTAQLATQEADVAANNLKALLDNRPLEEFVFKSKGTVASLGVTDGIGTVLDDYKLRGKSAAAMKKVVDNRSLFLVGGPKLVLKKGKIRPF is encoded by the coding sequence ATGAATACCAGTAAGCCAAAAATTGTAGTGCTCGGTGCAGGTTATGCAGGGTTGACTACTACCAGACGCCTCACGCAGAAATTACACCCGGAAGAAGCGGAAATTGTACTAGTTAATAAACATAATTACCACTATGAATCGACATGGCTTCATGAAGTAGCTGCAGGTACTATTAATCCAAATCAGGCCCGCGTCATGCTTAGTGATATTGTTAACCCGAATAGAGTTCGTCTTATTTATGATTCCGTTGTTGAAGTGAAAAAAGATGAACAAAGAGTTGTTTTGGAAAATAGCGAGATCACATATGACTACCTTGTTTTCGCGCTTGGATTTGAGTCGAATGACTTTGGGATTAAAGGAATGGATGAACATGCCTTTGCTATTGAGGACATTGATTCCAGTCGCTTAATCAGTGAGCATATGGAGTATCAATTTGCAAAATACAAAACGGACGAAAATGCGGATGATGATAGCTTGAATATTCTAATTGGTGGTGCCGGATTCACCGGTGTTGAATTGTTAGGTGAACTTACTGAAAAAGTTCCTGAGCTATGTAAAAAATTCGATATTGACCGCAGTAAGGCTCGCATCATCAGTGTGGAAGCAGCACCATCTATTCTACCTATGTTTGATAAAGATTTGGTAGACTATGCGAAAAAATCGCTTGAAGATCGCGGCGTAGAGTTCCGAATTGGTGCTCCTATTTCTGAATGTACACCGGATGGATTTATTGTAGGTGACGACAAGGAATTAATTAAAGCAGGGACCGTTGTTTGGACAGGCGGCGTAAAAGGAAGCTCTGTTCTTGAGAATTCTGGATTTGAATTAACAAAAGGCAAAGTAAATGTTGATGCAGATCTTCGTTTGCCTGGTGAAGAGAATTTCTTCGTTTTAGGGGATTGTTCATGGGTATGGGACAAAGAAGCAGACCGTCCATACGGCCCGACTGCCCAGTTGGCAACACAGGAAGCTGATGTTGCAGCGAATAACCTAAAAGCACTGCTTGATAATCGTCCATTAGAAGAATTTGTATTCAAAAGTAAAGGTACGGTAGCGTCGCTAGGTGTAACAGATGGTATCGGAACGGTGCTTGATGATTACAAACTCCGCGGAAAATCAGCGGCTGCAATGAAAAAAGTAGTTGATAACCGTTCCTTATTCCTTGTTGGCGGACCGAAATTAGTTCTGAAAAAAGGAAAGATACGTCCATTTTAA
- a CDS encoding VanW family protein → MKKIILLFMLILLIPANYVSANENITNNDVMLEKAEIKQYGLPFLDMPFIDEDKLNSLIEDLEEKIYQAPVNARLDEKGEILDGEPGFALDKEEFQGLFRESFYTESDKKLNVPKQQIYPTVDSELLDEISNQEIGSYVTTFKESNVERSHNIALSTEAINNHVVFPGETFSFNEVVGERTEEKGYMQAPVIVKGELAEDIGGGICQVSSTLYNAVDLEGIEIVERYAHSRSVPYVPPGRDATVSWWGPDFVFKNMYNEPILLRAKADNGNMVVTVYASDTIEYASNLK, encoded by the coding sequence ATGAAAAAAATCATTCTTTTATTTATGCTTATACTACTTATCCCGGCAAATTATGTTTCAGCAAATGAAAATATCACTAACAATGATGTAATGCTGGAAAAAGCTGAAATCAAACAGTATGGGCTGCCATTTTTAGATATGCCTTTCATTGATGAAGATAAACTGAATAGCCTTATCGAAGACCTCGAAGAAAAAATATATCAAGCACCTGTCAATGCAAGGTTGGATGAGAAAGGGGAGATCCTTGATGGAGAACCTGGTTTCGCTTTAGACAAGGAGGAATTTCAGGGTTTATTTCGAGAATCCTTTTACACAGAAAGCGACAAGAAACTAAACGTGCCGAAGCAACAAATTTATCCGACAGTGGATAGTGAACTGTTGGATGAAATTAGTAACCAGGAGATAGGAAGCTATGTTACAACGTTTAAGGAAAGCAATGTCGAACGGTCCCATAATATTGCACTTTCCACAGAAGCTATTAATAACCATGTCGTTTTTCCCGGGGAAACATTTTCTTTTAACGAAGTAGTGGGGGAACGGACAGAGGAAAAAGGGTACATGCAGGCACCTGTTATTGTAAAGGGGGAGCTGGCCGAAGATATTGGTGGAGGAATATGTCAGGTATCTTCAACGCTTTATAACGCTGTTGATTTAGAAGGAATCGAGATTGTGGAGAGATATGCACACTCAAGATCGGTTCCATATGTACCACCAGGCCGTGATGCGACTGTTAGCTGGTGGGGCCCGGATTTTGTATTTAAAAACATGTATAACGAGCCCATTTTGCTTCGTGCAAAAGCAGATAATGGAAATATGGTTGTTACGGTCTATGCTTCCGATACGATTGAATACGCTTCAAATCTTAAATAA